CCCGGACTGGCCGAGGCCCTTTACGTGCCCGGAGCGGTGATAGTCGGAATTGACCGTGCCAACGTCAGCCGTAGTGGCCTGAGCCGTCTGGTCGGCTCACGTCTTTATGCGGCCATGACGATCCGCAACGTGAATACGCTCCGGCGTATCCATGCGCTGCTCTCAGGCGAAGAATAGTCGCGCGAGAGTGCGCTAGGTGTCCAGTGACTCGCGCAGCGTTTCCCAGGCCTTTTTCTGCGCCTCGGTTTGAGCCGGGGGAACGACAATCATGATGACCACGTAGAGGTCGCCACGGGTGCCATCGGCCTTTGCCATACCGAGCCCCTTGAGGCGCATGCGTCGCCCGGAGGGAGAGCCCGCTGGCACGTTGACCGATACGCGCTCTTTCAGCGTGGGCACGGTATGCTTCGCGCCGAGTGCGGCGTCCCAGGGCATGATTTCGAGCTCATATTCGAGATCGGCCCCTTCGACATGGAAGTCCGGGTGGCGCTCCAGTTTGACGTTTAGCAACAGGTCTCCAGCCGGACCGCCATTGCGGCCGCCCCGGCCTTTACCGCCGAGCCGGATCTGCTGCCCTTCGCGGACGCCTGCCGGGACTTTGACGCGCAAGGTCTCGACGCGGGTACTGCCTGCATGGTCAGGGCGCTTGAGACTGATTTCGCGGGTGGAGCCGTTGTTGGCCTCCTCCAGGGAGACGAGCAGGTCTGCCTGCAGGTCGCTGCCACGCTGGGGGCGCTGAGAGGCTCCACCGAAACCTCCGCCATAGCCGCTTCCGTCCTGATACTCGAAGCCTCCGACACCGCCTCGGCCTGCAGAGCCGAAGATGTGCTCGAAAAAGTCGCTGAAGCCCGTCCCGCCGAAGTGGAAGTCACGCGGGGTGCCACCGCCGGTACTGAAGCGCACGCCTTGGCCGCCACCCCAGTTGGGCGGCGGGGTGAAGTTCGCGCCCGCCTGCCAGTTACTGCCGAGCGCGTCGTACTTCTCGCGCTTGGCCGGGTCGCTCAGTACCTCGTAGGCCTCGTTGATCTCCTTGAACTTGGCCTCGGCACTTTCTTTGTCCTTGGCATGGTCGGGGTGGTATTCCCGCGCCAGCTTGCGGAATGCCTTTTTGATCTCGTCCTGGGGAGCCTCGCGGCTCACGCCCAGCACTTCATAGTAGTCACGATAACGCACAGACACGTTATAGAATTTGAATCAATTTTTTCTGAGAATCAACTGCTGCTTTACACTGTTTGCCGGGTTCCTTTCCTTAGCAGGGCATGAGAGCGGCTTCACTGACTCAAAAGTAGCATTCGGCGGCGGGTAAAAATCGGGATTGCCCCGATGGCAGGCAGCTTGCCATAGTCGTGGCCATGTCTGGAGCGGCTTTCACCTTCATCTGCGGGGACGACGATTTTCTCGTCGGCCAGGAAGGTCGGGCCCTCTTTACAGAAAAAACCCGCGACCTGGCGGACGATTTTTCCAAGGAAACGGTCGAGGCCGCCGCCCAGAACGTGGGCGAGGTCGAGGAGGTGGTGAATCGCTTCCGCGACTCCGTGCAGACGCTCTCCATGTTTGGAGACAAGAAGGTCGTCTGGCTCAAGGATGTGAGCTTCCTGGCCGACTCGGTCACGGGTCGCGCCGAGGGCACGAAAAAGCTGGTCGAGGACCTGCAGAGCGTGCTTGAGGGGCTCGATCCGGCCGCCGTCGAGGTGCTGATCACGGCCTTTCCCGTGGATCGCCGCCGTAAGGAGTTCAAGTGGTTCCAGAAAAACTCGGACTTCCATGACCTCAAGGGCGCCGGAGATGAGGACTCGCTCATCGAGCTGGCCCGCACCGAGGCCGCCAACCTCGACGCCTCGCTCTCCATGCGCGGGGCCGCCGCCCTCGTCGCCCGCGTGCAGGGAAACACCCGGCTCATCCTGGAGGAGACCCGTAAGCTCGCCACCTACGCCGGACCCGGCGGGGAGATCTCCGAGAACCACGTGGCTGAGCTCGTACCGGCCTTCGGGGAGGGGGACTTTTTCGAGGCCGCCGAGGCGTTCTTCTCCATGGACCTGGGCTGGACGCTGGAGGCCCTGCGCCGGCACTTTTTCACCAGTAATGAGGCGCGGCCGCTCATTGCCTCGATGCAGAACCGCAACCGTCTCATGATCCAGCTGCGGGTGCTGATGGATGCCGGAGAGCTGAAGCTGAGTCCGCGCGGCTTCGCCAAGCCTGAGTTTGACCGCGCCGCGCGCACCTACGCCAAGCACTTTGGGGGCTTCGACACGAAGGCCTCCTTTAACGTCTTTACCCAAAACCTCTGGTACCTCGGCAACAAGATCGCCCCCAGCGCCCGCCCGCTCAACCTCAAGCGCCTGATCGACTTCCAGCTGGAGTTCATGCGGGCCTTCGAGGACCTCATCCGCCGCTCCACCGACCAGGAGGCCGTCATGCGCGACCTCGCCATCCGTTGCCTGTCCTAGGCACTGCGAGCTTCAGTAAAAAAGAGACCGGCGCGGGGTTACCGGGCCGGTCCACATGGGTTGGTTGTTTGAGTGTGCCATGGTGCCGGCGCATGTGCGCCGGTCATCAGCAAAGTTTTATCCGTGGCCGTTGAGGGTTATCCCGAGGCCGCTCGGGGCCACATCCTTGACCAGCGAGCGGGGCAGGGTGCGGCGGCGGGGCCGGGGCTCCTCTACCTCGGGTGAGCAGGTCAGGTCGCTCCACGGGCACGGGTCGTAGTGGCCGTAGTTTTCGACGATTTCCTCGCCTGCGTAGATATCGCGCAGGGTGACCGAGCACAGCGGGTCCCCGTCGGAGGGGGCGCCGGAGTTGGGCTCGTCCGAGTGGTTGACGTAGCGCGCATTGTCCAGGCAGACGATGATGCTGTCCAGACGCTGGGAGTAGTAGCCATAGATGCGGGCGGCGCTGAGGATCCCGTTGATGGTTTTGTTGGTGCGCGAGGCGGCGAGGGTTTCGAGCTGGACGCGGCCCAGGAGCATGACGTTGTCGACGGTGGCTTTCCACCATGTGGTGCCGGCAGGAATAAACGTCCGGGCGAAAACGCCGCAGCCGTGGATCGGGCTGGGGCGGACCTCCGTGTAGATGTCGAGCAGACTGTCGGAGGAGGAGGGAACGGGATTCATGGACATGACGGATCCGGATTTTAAAGCTCCTGACCCTCACGCACTCCCGACGGTTTTGACCCCGTCCGCGGCCGATATTTCCTCTGTTGTTCCGCCGCCTCATCAGGTGCGACCACAAAGCAATAACCGGGCGCTCAAGCCAAGAATTGAAGACGTTTGTGGTGTGTTGATGATGGTTGCCGCGGGCCCGAAACGGACCGCTCGCGGGCGGTTATATCGACGGGGTAAATATCTGTGTTAATTTGTGCTAAATGTCGAGATTGATATACGCGGAAACCGCAGATTTTTAAGGGGGCTCAGCGGCGGGTTTCCCGCCCGGTAAAGCACTCGACACCGGGCCTGAATCCGGGCAGGCTTGCTGCCATGAAAATCCGCCCGATGTGTTCGCTTTCGCGCCTCTGCGCTGTGCTTGTTTTTGCCCTGCTGGCGACTCCGGCCTGGGCGCTGCCGGTACGCGAGGTCGCCGGTCGCGAGGCCGTGGACGCGTGGCTGAAGCTCGTGGACAACGGCGAGTACGCCGAAAGCTGGAAGGCGACGGCCCCGCTGTTTCGCGAGTCGATCAAGCAGCAGGAGTGGGTCGAGCTGATCAGTAAGGTCCGCTCACCGCTGGGCAAGGTCGAGAGCCGTACGCTCAAGGCCCTCTTTATCACCGATGAGCTGCCGGATGCCCCTCCGGGCGAGTACCTGGTTGCGCAGTTTCAGACGAAATTCGCCGGGCGCGAGGACATGGCCATCGAGACCGTCACCCCCATGTGGGACAACGATGCCCAAGCCTGGTATGTATGCGGCTACTACATCAAGTAGCGGATAGCGGATGTCGGACCGATTCTCCAGAGCCTCTCGAATGTCGATGAAACGCTTGCGCCTTTTCCGTCCGGATCGACGCAGACATGGCTTTTCCCGCAGCGGGTTGATCGCTGGGCTGGCCATGGCGGGCCTCGTCACGGCACTCGTGCTTTGGGATGATGGCTCACGGACGCCCAGCTCGCCCCCCACGCTTCAGCAGTCAACGCCCAATCAAGCGCCTCCTCCGCAAACGCCTGGCGCAGAGACGGCCTTCCAGCAGCACCTGGACAAGGTCTGGATCACGGGCGAGGGGGTTGTGGTCAGAGTGCTGCCAGACGACGAAAAAGGCTCCCGCCATCAGCGCTTCATCCTGCGCCTGCCCTTGGGTCAGACACTGTTGATTGCCCACAATATAGACGTCGCGCCTCGCATCCCTGACCTGAAAAACGGCGACAGCGTCCGCTACTACGGCGAGTATGTCTGGAATAAGAAGGGCGGCCTCGTGCACTGGACGCATCGCAAATCTGCTGCCGTATCCGCCGGATGGCTGGAAAGGGACGGCGTCAGGTATGAGTGAGAGTCGGCTATCCCGGCTCTACGCCAGATAGAATCCGTGGCTCGGGTAGTAGTCGGGCTCGGTGGCTGCTCGTCGCTTACGCGTGCTGCGATACTCGGCCTCAAGCAGGCCGGCCCAGGTGCGTAGATATAGGGCGACATCCGCGGGCTGGTTACGCCTCAGGTAGCGCATCCCTCCGGGTAGCGCCATGAGTACACGCACATCGCTCAGGTACTCGAGCCGATGGAGGTCGCGCCGGTCGAGTCCGGCCGCCATCATGCGCGAAATAATCTCGTCGATGGGCAGGCCGCTGGAGGGGCAGTAGTCGTTGGCATACTCGGACCACTCGGTGAGCTCGTGCTGTTGGGCACACTGGAAAATTTCACTCGGGCTCAGCCCGGTAATGACTTGGGCGAGGTGGCCACAGTTGCACTTACCTGCGTGTGCCCAGTGGTACCCGTCGCCCCGCTCGATTTGCCGGGCGGTTTCCCGGAGAGCTTGTATGAGTTGCGGGCGCGCTTTGGCCATGACGCCCTAATTTGCCCCCGAGTCGGCTTAAATTCAAGTGGTTGACCCAGTTTTTATCTGAAGCGCTCTCTGGCAGATGAGTGAGAAATAGCCGTGCAATTTGCCGCGATCCTCTTTTTATCGGTGCCATGGAGAGCATTCCCAATGTGCTGGCCGACCGCTATGCCAGCGAGCCGATGAAGAAAATCTGGTCGCCCCGCGGCCGTATTATCCTTGAGCGCGAGTTCTGGATCGCCGTGCTGAAGGCGCAGGCCGATCTCGGCCTGGGCGTCCCCGAGGGCGTCGTCGCCGACTACGAGAAGGTACTGGAGCAGGTGGATCTGGAGGCGATTAAGAAGCGCGAAAAGATCACCCGTCACGACGTCAAGGCGCGCCTGGAGGAGTTCTGCGACCTGGCCGGGCATCAGCAGCTCCACAAGGGGATGACCAGCCGCGACCTGACCGAAAACGTCGAGCAGCTGCAGGTTTATCGTGGGCTGGAACTGCTCCGTGAAAAGACCGCCGCCGCGCTGGTCGCGCTCAGCCGCAAGGCCGTGGAGACGCAGAGCCTGCCCGTCACCGCCCGTACGCACAACGTGGCCGCTCAGCTCACGACCTTTGGCAAGCGCCTCTCGATGTTCGGTGAGGACCTGCTGCTGGCCTTCGAGAACCTCGACCGCCTCATGCAGCACTACCCGGTGCGTGGCCTCAAGGGTGCCGTCGGCACCCAGACCGACCAGCTCCGCCTCTTCGAGGGTGACAGCGCCAAGGCCGCCCAGCTCGATCAGCGCGTGAGCGAGCACCTCGGGCTGCCCGCTTCGCTCGACTGCGTAGGCCAGGTCTATCCGCGCAGCCTCGACTTCGAGGTGGTGAGCGCGATTTACCAGATCGCCTGCGGGCCGGCATCTTTGGCCAAGACCCTGCGCCTGATGGCCGGGCACGAGCTGGCCTCCGAGGGCTTCGCCAAGGGCCAGACCGGCTCCTCCGCCATGCCCCACAAGATGAACTCGCGCAGCTGCGAGCGCATCAACGGTTTTCACCACATCCTGCGCGGCCACGTCACTATGGCGGCCGAGCTCGGCGGGGACCAGTGGAACGAGGGCGACGTCTCCTGCTCGGTCGTGCGCCGGGTTGTCCTGCCGGATGCCTTCTTCGCGCTCGACGGCCTGCTGGAGACCCTGCTCACGATCCTGCGTCAGATGGAGGTCTACCCGGAAATGACCGCCAAGGAAAACGCCTACTACCTGCCCTTCCTCTCGACCACGGCCTTCCTCATGGAGGCGGTCAAGGCCGGGGTGGGCCGCGAAGAGGCGCACGAGGTGATCAAGGAGCATGCGCTCGCTACCGTGCGCGACCTGCGCACCGGCAAGATCAAGGAGAACGACCTAGTCGATCGCCTGGCCAAGGACTCGCGCCTCGGTCTGGCCGAGGACAAGCTCCACGCCGTGGTCGAACGCGCCAAGGAGGAGACCGGAGCCGCCGTCAAGCAGGTGGGCCGCTTCGCCGAAAAGGTCGTCCCCATCGCCGAGATCTTCTCCGCCGCCGCCGAGTACGTCCCCGAAGAGATTCTCTAGGGGCAGGACGACGCGCCTTAGCGCCCGCTAACCCGTTTTTCCGAGCCCGTGGAGCCCGCCGCTTCACGGGCTTTTTTTGTCTTCGTTGTCTATGGACTGATTTGCCTCGCGAATAAGCTCAACCGACCAGCTGTCAGGGCCATTTCTTTTGATGACACTTTCCACGTAGGCGTCGCGTTCGGCTTTAGGTTTTGGCCGCAATGGTAGTCCCCAGAAGAGTGGTCGTTCGTACAATCCGGGGCGGTAATAAGATATGCGGGGTTTTCCATCGATGGATTCATCGTAGGCGAGCTGGTACAGTATGGAATGCAATTCGGCGTGATAGAAAACCGGACCATCGCGTTCGCCGATGCGCCAATAACCGGCAATGAGAGGACCGGCGAGATAGAGGCATCCGAGTAGTACCGTGCCTACCGCGAAAGTCTTCTTTTTGCTCCAGCGCCTCATCTAGATTTCTGTCGTATATCACGATTGGGCAGTTATTGCGTACATACAGGCTCATTTTTTATCTCTTTCCCTGTTTCTAGTTGAATTTAAGGCCTAAATAAGTTTTATTTATGGAGTAACCCCAACCCAAGGATCTCTCCATGAGCGACGAAACCGCCAAGCCCCAAGGCCACGTCGATTACGAACACGAGGATTACGGTGACTACCCGCAACCCACCGGTAAGGACAAGCTGGTCCTGGTCGGCATGCTGGGTGGGCTGGTCCTGCTCTTCCTGTTCATCATCGTGGCGGTCGGCTTCTGACCCGAAACCTTTTCTTGTGTCGACTCCGGCTGTGTGAATGCGGCGTGCAGCTTCCGCGGTCGGTAGTCGGCCCCTTTTATTCAGATGAACGGCCCGCTGCGGGCCGTTCTGCGCTGGGAGAGTGTCCCCAAAAACGCCGGTACAGGCGAGAAAAGTAGAGCGGGTCCGGGTAGCCAACCTCGGCAGCGATGCGCTTGAGCTGCCAGTCCGTGGCGCGGATCAGCTGGCGGGCACGCCGCAGGCGCAGCCGCTGCACATACTCGCCCGGCGTGCAGTGCATGGCCTGGCGAAACTGCAGGCGAAAGTAGTTTGGGGTCAGCTCACAGGCGGCTTCCAGTCGCGCCAGTGCATCGGCCTCGTAAGCATGGGCCTCCAGCCAGCGCAGGGCTCTCTGCACCTCCGGGTGTGGCGAGGGGAGTGCCTGAAAATCGTCCCCCTGCAGCGTCGGCTCGGCCTCGGGCCAGAAGCGGGCCAGTAGCGACTTTAGCTCAGCCTCAAGCTTCAGCTTTATTAGGGCGCTCTGCGGCGCTTGGGCCTGCGCCCACAGCGCAGCCATGTCGGCCAGTGTGCGCTTGTCGCGGGTAAAAGCCGCTTTGTTTGGCCTGCGCCGGTAGCCCTGCACGGGAGCGAGTTCGCGCGGATCATCGTCAAACTCACACCAGGCGATTTCGCAGTCCCCCTGCAGCGGTGTCGCCCACATCCGCCGCGTCCACGCCGGTACAAACAGCTCGTCCCCGGCCTCAGCGATAAATGTCCGGCCCTCGATCGTATAGCGCATGGACCCGCGCAGGATCAGGATCAGGCGGCAGGTGGTGACGATCTCGTCCTCTGCCCCAAGCCCGCTGCTGAAGACACCGCGCGTGGCCCGGCTGACCACAAGCGGAGCGCGCAGCACGCGTGCGAGCAGGTTCTCCGCGGTTTGTGGGGGAAGAGTATTCATGAAAACATAGAATATTGTGTATAAATTGTTGATTTTGTCTATATCATTGAGGGTCTCGATCATGTGTCTGCGCTGGCGAGTGGAGAGGGGGGTAGGTGAAAATGCTGACCATGCAGACAGATGTTATCCGCGAACCCGCTCGCGACCTGCCGGTGACGGGCGAATACGATCTTTGCGTCCTCGGGGGCTCCTGCACGGGTGTCTTTGCGGCGATCCGTGCGGCCCGGCTGGGGTTGTCCGTGGCGCTGGTTGAGCGCATGGGCACGCTGGGTGGCGTGGCCACGCTATCGCTGGTCAATATCTGGCACAGCGATCTGGACGAAGCCTTTGAAAAGCGGATCTTTGCCGGGCTCTCGACCGAGCTGATGGAGCGCCTGAAAAAGCGTGACGCAGTCACCGAGCGCCCCCGTGATGCCGGCATCGCATGGACCTTTAACAGCGCCGAGATGCAGATCGAGCTGGACGAGGTCATCGCCGAGGCGGGCGTCCACCCGTGGCTGCACACGGCATTCTGTGCTCCCCATGTGGAGGATGGGCGACTGACCGCCGTTATCGTGGAGAATAAATCCGGCCGCTGTGCCCTGCGGGCCCGGTTCTTTATCGACGCCACCGGCGACGGGGACCTCTGCCATCGCCTCGGCCTCCCCACCTACACCTCGGCCCGCTTCCAGCCCTCCACGACGTGTGCGCTTCTGGAGGGATGGAACCGCGAGTGGGGCAATGTGATCGGCCGCCATGCCGCCGAGTATGGGCTGCCCGAGGGTTTTGTCTGGTCCGCGCCGGTACCGGGGACCCAGCTCGGGATGCTGGCTGGGACGCGTGTCTTTGAGAACTGCTCCGAGGCCGAGGGGCTGACCCGTGCCGAGATTGAGGGTCGCCGCCAGATACGTGCGATCCAGGCCCTCGTTCACGAAAAAGTGCCCGGCTCGCGGATGGGGTTGGTCGGCCTGCCAGCCCGGATCGGTATCCGGGAGACGCGTCATGTGCGCTGCCTGCATCAGCTCAGCGGCGAGGAGGTGCTCCACGGCCGCAGCTTCCAGGACGCCATCGCCAACGGCTCCTACCGCGTGGACATCCACCACACCGACAAGCCGGGCATCACGTTCCGCTACCTGAACGGCACCGAGGTCTACGCGCGCCCTGGTTTTCCCTCTGAGGAGCGGCGCTGGCGCGAACCTCAGGCCGTGGACCCGACTTTTTACCAGATCCCGTACCGCTGTCTCGTGCCGCAGGGGCCGTACGATAACCTGCTCGCAGCCGGGCGCTTTATCGACGCCGATGAGCAGGCCCACGCCGCCATCCGCGTCATGGTCAATATGAACCAGACCGGCGAGGCCGCCGGGACCGCTGCTGCCCTTGCCCTGCGTGACGGCATCAGTGCAGCCGCCGTTGATCCGGCCAAGCTTCGCACTGCCCTCGCCGACGGTGGCTCCGTCATGCTGTAGCGGTTGCTCGGCGTTTGATCCGAATGTGGGGCTCCGCTCCTACACGGCCCAAAGCCCGCACCCCCCAATTGCTTCTCCAGCTGGACTGCCGTGTACTGTCACACTATTGGTCCAGCTGGATCGCCGCACTTTTTATGCTGGCAAGGTGGGAGCGTGTTGGTAGGACTTGTGCCCACGCGTGGAAGAAGGGCTCTTTTTCATCATCGGATACATCCTGGCCGGGCTGGGGCTCTTTTTTGTGGGCATCCAGATCATCGACCAGCATTTGAAGCGGTTGACTGGCTGCCGACTGCACGCGATTTTCCTGCGGCTGACCGCGACCCGCTGGCGGGCCGCCTGGTGGGGGTTCTGGATCGGGGCTGTTACGCAGACGGCGGCGGCTATCACCTTTCTGACCATCAGCGTGGTCTCCAGTGGCCTGATGAAGCGCCAGCGGGCGATCTCGCTGCTGAACTGGTCCAACCCCGGCACCTGTTTGCTGATCTTCTTTCTGGTACTGCCTCTGAATCTCTTCATCGCCTATCTGGTGGGGAT
This genomic interval from Ruficoccus sp. ZRK36 contains the following:
- a CDS encoding J domain-containing protein yields the protein MSVRYRDYYEVLGVSREAPQDEIKKAFRKLAREYHPDHAKDKESAEAKFKEINEAYEVLSDPAKREKYDALGSNWQAGANFTPPPNWGGGQGVRFSTGGGTPRDFHFGGTGFSDFFEHIFGSAGRGGVGGFEYQDGSGYGGGFGGASQRPQRGSDLQADLLVSLEEANNGSTREISLKRPDHAGSTRVETLRVKVPAGVREGQQIRLGGKGRGGRNGGPAGDLLLNVKLERHPDFHVEGADLEYELEIMPWDAALGAKHTVPTLKERVSVNVPAGSPSGRRMRLKGLGMAKADGTRGDLYVVIMIVVPPAQTEAQKKAWETLRESLDT
- the holA gene encoding DNA polymerase III subunit delta — protein: MSGAAFTFICGDDDFLVGQEGRALFTEKTRDLADDFSKETVEAAAQNVGEVEEVVNRFRDSVQTLSMFGDKKVVWLKDVSFLADSVTGRAEGTKKLVEDLQSVLEGLDPAAVEVLITAFPVDRRRKEFKWFQKNSDFHDLKGAGDEDSLIELARTEAANLDASLSMRGAAALVARVQGNTRLILEETRKLATYAGPGGEISENHVAELVPAFGEGDFFEAAEAFFSMDLGWTLEALRRHFFTSNEARPLIASMQNRNRLMIQLRVLMDAGELKLSPRGFAKPEFDRAARTYAKHFGGFDTKASFNVFTQNLWYLGNKIAPSARPLNLKRLIDFQLEFMRAFEDLIRRSTDQEAVMRDLAIRCLS
- a CDS encoding SET domain-containing protein-lysine N-methyltransferase, giving the protein MSMNPVPSSSDSLLDIYTEVRPSPIHGCGVFARTFIPAGTTWWKATVDNVMLLGRVQLETLAASRTNKTINGILSAARIYGYYSQRLDSIIVCLDNARYVNHSDEPNSGAPSDGDPLCSVTLRDIYAGEEIVENYGHYDPCPWSDLTCSPEVEEPRPRRRTLPRSLVKDVAPSGLGITLNGHG
- a CDS encoding DUF4019 domain-containing protein, producing MKIRPMCSLSRLCAVLVFALLATPAWALPVREVAGREAVDAWLKLVDNGEYAESWKATAPLFRESIKQQEWVELISKVRSPLGKVESRTLKALFITDELPDAPPGEYLVAQFQTKFAGREDMAIETVTPMWDNDAQAWYVCGYYIK
- a CDS encoding DUF3465 domain-containing protein; amino-acid sequence: MKRLRLFRPDRRRHGFSRSGLIAGLAMAGLVTALVLWDDGSRTPSSPPTLQQSTPNQAPPPQTPGAETAFQQHLDKVWITGEGVVVRVLPDDEKGSRHQRFILRLPLGQTLLIAHNIDVAPRIPDLKNGDSVRYYGEYVWNKKGGLVHWTHRKSAAVSAGWLERDGVRYE
- the purB gene encoding adenylosuccinate lyase, with amino-acid sequence MESIPNVLADRYASEPMKKIWSPRGRIILEREFWIAVLKAQADLGLGVPEGVVADYEKVLEQVDLEAIKKREKITRHDVKARLEEFCDLAGHQQLHKGMTSRDLTENVEQLQVYRGLELLREKTAAALVALSRKAVETQSLPVTARTHNVAAQLTTFGKRLSMFGEDLLLAFENLDRLMQHYPVRGLKGAVGTQTDQLRLFEGDSAKAAQLDQRVSEHLGLPASLDCVGQVYPRSLDFEVVSAIYQIACGPASLAKTLRLMAGHELASEGFAKGQTGSSAMPHKMNSRSCERINGFHHILRGHVTMAAELGGDQWNEGDVSCSVVRRVVLPDAFFALDGLLETLLTILRQMEVYPEMTAKENAYYLPFLSTTAFLMEAVKAGVGREEAHEVIKEHALATVRDLRTGKIKENDLVDRLAKDSRLGLAEDKLHAVVERAKEETGAAVKQVGRFAEKVVPIAEIFSAAAEYVPEEIL
- a CDS encoding AraC family transcriptional regulator, coding for MNTLPPQTAENLLARVLRAPLVVSRATRGVFSSGLGAEDEIVTTCRLILILRGSMRYTIEGRTFIAEAGDELFVPAWTRRMWATPLQGDCEIAWCEFDDDPRELAPVQGYRRRPNKAAFTRDKRTLADMAALWAQAQAPQSALIKLKLEAELKSLLARFWPEAEPTLQGDDFQALPSPHPEVQRALRWLEAHAYEADALARLEAACELTPNYFRLQFRQAMHCTPGEYVQRLRLRRARQLIRATDWQLKRIAAEVGYPDPLYFSRLYRRFWGHSPSAERPAAGRSSE
- a CDS encoding FAD-dependent oxidoreductase is translated as MQTDVIREPARDLPVTGEYDLCVLGGSCTGVFAAIRAARLGLSVALVERMGTLGGVATLSLVNIWHSDLDEAFEKRIFAGLSTELMERLKKRDAVTERPRDAGIAWTFNSAEMQIELDEVIAEAGVHPWLHTAFCAPHVEDGRLTAVIVENKSGRCALRARFFIDATGDGDLCHRLGLPTYTSARFQPSTTCALLEGWNREWGNVIGRHAAEYGLPEGFVWSAPVPGTQLGMLAGTRVFENCSEAEGLTRAEIEGRRQIRAIQALVHEKVPGSRMGLVGLPARIGIRETRHVRCLHQLSGEEVLHGRSFQDAIANGSYRVDIHHTDKPGITFRYLNGTEVYARPGFPSEERRWREPQAVDPTFYQIPYRCLVPQGPYDNLLAAGRFIDADEQAHAAIRVMVNMNQTGEAAGTAAALALRDGISAAAVDPAKLRTALADGGSVML